From Pontibacter actiniarum, a single genomic window includes:
- the rnr gene encoding ribonuclease R produces the protein MRSKKDKKGGRENESRSEKSHSDRGRSRRRGGESSSNRKESAREASARKEPSNRKGAPKSAKAVVLEVFSNSPDAVFTMRQVTRRLGVTDKAGREQVQNLVKALVRENKLLPVDDDKYMMNLKVDIITGRVDLANSKYAYIVSEEREEDVRVHTEHLQYAMDGDLVKVEVLPSVRGGRQEGVVVEVLQRSRSEMVGLMELSKNFGFVVPDFKRTYFDVFVGERHLNDAQSGDKVLVRIIEWPDKPGKNPTGEVIRVFGPAGEHEAEIHSIMAEFGLPFEFPESVEEEAESISDKIPAGEIAKRRDFRDVTTFTIDPADAKDFDDALSIQKLENGNWEIGVHIADVTHYVTPRSILEKEAFHRATSVYLVDRTIPMLPERLSNGLCSLRPNEEKLTFSVVFELDENGKLYDTWYGRTIIYSDRRFAYEEAQERIETGEGDFAEEINLLNNIAKKLQAKRFKNGAISFETVEVKFKLDENGKPLSVYVKERKDAHKLIEEYMLLANKKVAEFVYNLSKGKKRPTMVYRTHGSPDPDRLSTFALFARKFGYKVDPEGDISEELNHLTKEIEGKPEQSVLQNLAIRTMAKAKYSTEPEGHFGLAFAHYSHFTSPIRRYPDMMAHRLLQHYLDGGKSADQEEYEERCRHSSEMEKRAADAERASIKYKQVEFMKDTIGNQYKGIVSGVTEWGIFVEIEENKCEGMVRLADINDDYYELDADNYRIIGRQTKRIISFGDEVLVEVKSANMADRTIDLDLIETLKQH, from the coding sequence ATGAGAAGTAAGAAAGACAAAAAAGGCGGCAGAGAGAACGAGAGCCGCAGCGAAAAAAGCCACAGCGACAGAGGTCGCTCCCGCAGAAGAGGAGGCGAATCATCCTCCAATCGCAAAGAATCGGCCAGAGAAGCCTCAGCCAGAAAAGAGCCTTCTAACCGCAAGGGCGCTCCGAAATCTGCCAAAGCCGTTGTTCTGGAAGTATTTTCAAACAGCCCTGACGCCGTGTTCACGATGCGCCAGGTTACCCGCCGCCTGGGCGTAACAGATAAAGCCGGAAGAGAGCAGGTGCAGAACCTGGTAAAAGCGCTGGTGCGCGAGAACAAACTGCTGCCTGTAGATGATGACAAGTACATGATGAACCTGAAGGTGGACATCATCACGGGCCGCGTGGACTTGGCTAACAGCAAATACGCCTATATTGTATCTGAGGAGCGCGAGGAAGACGTGCGCGTGCACACCGAGCACCTGCAGTACGCCATGGACGGCGACCTGGTGAAGGTGGAAGTGCTGCCCTCCGTGAGAGGCGGCCGCCAGGAAGGGGTAGTGGTAGAAGTGCTGCAGCGGTCTCGCTCAGAAATGGTAGGCCTGATGGAGCTGTCGAAGAACTTCGGCTTTGTTGTGCCTGACTTTAAGCGCACCTACTTTGATGTTTTCGTTGGGGAGCGCCACTTAAACGATGCCCAATCCGGCGATAAGGTGCTGGTGCGCATCATTGAGTGGCCGGATAAGCCGGGCAAGAACCCGACCGGCGAGGTAATCCGGGTGTTTGGCCCTGCCGGAGAGCATGAAGCCGAGATCCATTCCATTATGGCGGAGTTCGGCTTGCCGTTCGAGTTCCCTGAAAGCGTAGAAGAAGAGGCGGAGTCCATCTCCGACAAGATACCGGCAGGTGAGATCGCCAAGCGCCGCGACTTCCGCGACGTCACCACTTTCACCATTGACCCGGCCGATGCCAAGGACTTTGACGATGCCCTCTCTATCCAGAAGCTGGAGAACGGCAACTGGGAGATAGGGGTACACATCGCCGATGTAACGCATTATGTAACGCCTAGAAGCATTCTGGAGAAAGAGGCCTTCCACAGGGCCACGTCCGTGTACCTCGTGGACAGAACCATTCCGATGCTGCCGGAGCGCCTTTCGAACGGCCTCTGCTCCCTCAGGCCAAACGAAGAGAAGCTCACCTTCTCCGTGGTGTTTGAGCTGGACGAAAACGGCAAGCTGTACGACACCTGGTACGGCCGCACCATCATTTACTCCGACCGCCGCTTCGCCTACGAGGAGGCGCAGGAGCGCATCGAGACCGGCGAGGGCGACTTTGCCGAGGAAATCAACCTGCTGAACAACATCGCCAAAAAACTGCAGGCCAAGCGCTTTAAGAACGGTGCCATTTCCTTCGAAACAGTGGAGGTTAAGTTTAAGCTGGACGAGAACGGCAAGCCGCTGTCGGTGTATGTGAAAGAGCGCAAAGACGCCCACAAGCTAATTGAGGAGTACATGCTGCTGGCCAACAAAAAGGTAGCAGAGTTTGTGTACAACCTGAGCAAGGGCAAAAAGCGCCCGACCATGGTTTACCGTACCCACGGCAGCCCGGACCCGGACAGGCTGAGCACGTTTGCGCTGTTCGCCCGCAAGTTTGGCTATAAAGTAGATCCCGAGGGGGATATCTCAGAAGAACTGAACCACCTGACCAAGGAGATCGAGGGCAAGCCGGAGCAGAGCGTGCTGCAGAACCTGGCCATCCGCACCATGGCCAAAGCCAAGTACAGCACCGAGCCGGAAGGCCACTTCGGGCTGGCCTTCGCGCACTACTCGCACTTTACCTCGCCAATTCGCCGCTACCCGGATATGATGGCCCACCGCCTCCTGCAGCACTACCTCGACGGCGGCAAGTCTGCCGACCAGGAGGAGTACGAGGAGCGCTGCCGCCACTCCTCTGAGATGGAGAAGCGCGCCGCCGACGCCGAGCGTGCCTCTATCAAGTACAAGCAGGTGGAGTTTATGAAGGATACGATCGGAAATCAGTACAAAGGCATTGTTTCCGGTGTCACAGAATGGGGTATCTTTGTGGAGATCGAAGAGAACAAGTGCGAAGGCATGGTTCGCCTGGCCGACATCAACGACGACTATTACGAGCTGGACGCCGACAACTACCGTATCATCGGCCGCCAGACCAAGCGTATTATCTCGTTTGGCGATGAGGTGCTGGTGGAGGTGAAAAGCGCCAACATGGCCGATCGCACCATTGATCTGGACCTAATCGAGACACTAAAACAACATTAA
- a CDS encoding DUF695 domain-containing protein: MDQTNYVSDWEFYFGNVDNMLGSIAVDLGLAKVAPLADQPHVVWVSIKIIDPRPDGLSSMQETIVLQQIEDDLEGELHANHNATYVGRSTSNGHRKVYFYLGDITDYDKTISTVMRGHSGYTYSFGTKEDKGWNGYFKMLFPEPEQYQSIRNRKVIDSLEEHGDNLSRERAIHHWIFFKTEADRQAYVTGVEQEGFSVVASDYDEELEAYPFRLHIKHTDKVDWTSIDKTVLHLWRLAKQHNGDYDGWETSAETA; encoded by the coding sequence ATGGATCAAACAAATTATGTATCGGATTGGGAGTTTTATTTCGGCAACGTAGATAACATGCTTGGCTCTATAGCGGTAGACCTGGGGCTAGCGAAAGTAGCTCCACTTGCTGACCAGCCGCATGTGGTGTGGGTGTCCATCAAGATAATTGATCCGCGTCCTGATGGCCTTTCTTCTATGCAGGAAACGATTGTGTTGCAACAGATAGAAGACGACCTGGAGGGGGAGCTGCATGCCAACCACAACGCCACCTATGTGGGCCGCTCCACCTCCAACGGGCACCGGAAGGTGTACTTCTACCTCGGCGACATCACCGACTATGATAAAACGATTTCGACGGTCATGCGCGGCCACTCCGGCTATACCTACAGCTTCGGGACCAAAGAGGACAAGGGCTGGAACGGGTACTTTAAAATGCTGTTTCCGGAGCCGGAGCAGTACCAGAGCATCCGGAACAGGAAAGTGATCGACAGCCTGGAGGAGCACGGCGACAACCTGAGCAGGGAAAGGGCGATCCACCACTGGATTTTCTTTAAAACGGAGGCAGACAGGCAAGCCTACGTTACCGGTGTTGAGCAGGAGGGTTTTTCGGTGGTTGCCAGCGACTACGACGAAGAGCTGGAGGCGTACCCTTTCCGCCTGCACATAAAGCACACCGACAAGGTAGACTGGACAAGTATAGACAAAACGGTGCTTCACCTCTGGCGGCTGGCCAAGCAGCACAACGGCGACTACGACGGCTGGGAAACCTCTGCCGAGACAGCGTAA
- a CDS encoding ABC transporter ATP-binding protein produces MKTTPILHVSDLRTAFSTDHGKITAVDGIAFEIYPGETVAIVGESGSGKSVTALSMLRLLEAAGSITGGQVVFQSEELGQVDLLQLPEKQLLQLRGNEISMVFQEPMSSLNPVYTCGQQVTEVLLLHTSLSKKQAKEHTIALFEQAKLPRPDKIYEAYPHEISGGQVQRVMIAMAMACEPSLLIADEPTTALDVTVQARMLQLIDELRVKDNTAVLFITHDLGVVAEIADRILVMYKGKIVEQGSVLEVFSQPQHPYTKGLLACRPTLSATPQSVLPTVSDFMEEDAQGCVLEKPLTMPKDSLPGTVTGNSATVAGKSPNKADRPLLQVEDLKVYFPVKKSFFGRSTAYVKAVDGVSFSVWPGETIGLVGESGCGKTTLGRSLLHLIKPSAGKVIFGGNDVALLSPAELRQSRRNLQMIFQDPQASLNPMHTVGEAVMEPMRVHKRYASDKERRVKATELLEKVGITPGQFHCYPHVLSGGQQQRVCIARALALQPKCLICDEAVSALDVSVQAQVLNLLNQLKQEFQITCIFITHDLSVARHMSDRILVMHQGRIVEQGTPEQLFFNPQQEYTRTLINAIPKGELEDIAAAQKKREQMKAGPA; encoded by the coding sequence TTGAAAACCACGCCCATACTTCATGTCTCCGATTTAAGAACCGCCTTCTCCACGGACCATGGCAAGATTACAGCCGTAGATGGCATCGCCTTTGAAATATACCCGGGCGAAACAGTGGCTATAGTCGGGGAGTCCGGTTCGGGTAAGTCTGTTACGGCCCTCTCTATGCTGCGGCTGCTTGAAGCGGCAGGAAGCATAACCGGCGGGCAAGTCGTTTTCCAGTCGGAGGAGTTGGGGCAGGTAGACCTGTTGCAGCTACCCGAGAAGCAGCTGCTGCAGCTGCGCGGCAACGAGATCAGCATGGTTTTTCAGGAGCCGATGTCATCGCTGAACCCGGTTTACACCTGTGGACAACAGGTGACGGAAGTGTTGCTGCTGCATACAAGTTTATCTAAAAAACAGGCCAAGGAACACACAATAGCGCTTTTTGAGCAGGCAAAGCTGCCACGGCCGGACAAGATTTATGAGGCTTATCCACATGAGATTTCGGGCGGGCAGGTGCAGCGCGTGATGATTGCCATGGCCATGGCCTGTGAACCAAGCCTTCTGATTGCCGATGAGCCCACCACTGCCCTGGATGTGACGGTGCAGGCGCGCATGCTGCAGCTGATCGACGAGCTAAGGGTGAAGGATAATACCGCCGTGCTCTTCATCACGCATGACCTGGGTGTGGTGGCCGAGATCGCAGACCGGATTCTGGTGATGTACAAGGGCAAGATCGTGGAGCAGGGCAGCGTGCTGGAGGTCTTTAGCCAACCGCAGCACCCGTACACAAAAGGCCTGTTGGCCTGCCGGCCCACGCTTTCCGCTACACCGCAGTCCGTCCTTCCAACCGTGTCGGACTTTATGGAAGAGGATGCACAGGGCTGCGTTCTTGAAAAGCCGCTAACCATGCCGAAGGACTCGCTGCCAGGCACCGTGACCGGCAACTCTGCCACTGTTGCCGGTAAAAGCCCGAATAAGGCAGACAGGCCTTTGCTGCAGGTGGAGGATCTGAAAGTGTACTTCCCGGTTAAGAAAAGCTTTTTTGGGCGCTCCACCGCCTATGTGAAGGCGGTGGATGGCGTCAGCTTTAGCGTATGGCCCGGTGAAACCATTGGCCTGGTAGGGGAGTCGGGCTGTGGTAAAACCACGTTGGGCCGCAGCTTGCTGCACTTGATAAAGCCATCGGCGGGCAAAGTTATCTTTGGCGGGAACGACGTGGCCCTGCTAAGCCCCGCAGAGCTGCGCCAGAGCCGCCGTAACCTGCAGATGATCTTCCAGGACCCCCAGGCCTCGCTCAACCCGATGCACACGGTTGGCGAAGCTGTTATGGAGCCTATGCGTGTGCATAAACGCTACGCCAGCGATAAAGAACGGCGGGTAAAGGCAACGGAACTACTTGAAAAGGTGGGGATTACGCCGGGGCAGTTCCACTGTTATCCACATGTGCTTTCGGGGGGGCAGCAGCAGCGTGTTTGCATTGCCCGGGCACTGGCACTGCAGCCAAAGTGCCTCATCTGCGACGAGGCCGTGTCAGCATTAGACGTGTCGGTGCAGGCGCAGGTGCTCAACCTGCTCAACCAGCTCAAGCAGGAGTTTCAAATCACCTGCATCTTCATCACCCACGATCTTTCGGTGGCCCGGCACATGTCGGACCGTATCCTGGTCATGCACCAGGGGCGAATCGTAGAGCAGGGCACGCCGGAGCAACTGTTCTTTAACCCACAACAGGAGTATACTCGTACCCTTATAAATGCCATTCCCAAGGGAGAGCTGGAGGATATAGCGGCAGCACAGAAGAAGCGGGAGCAGATGAAGGCGGGGCCAGCGTAA